The proteins below come from a single Roseiflexus sp. RS-1 genomic window:
- a CDS encoding C40 family peptidase: MIEQSHRGMTSDPYSLESLQRRALARRRQRTSFTSIFATRWQTVRSTRFAHPASLLARLPSRVALHALVALLLPVAMLLSQLRPGVLTPAVSAPVGSQEGSELTVPLAPVDLDAAIGDPPLEETADLPVPLSLISRSEALAPIVVPATIAVERAFLRNGPGTNYDAVGRISGATPVQVIGRYGDWFQVRERVDGPIYWISGEVLAISEAASFTLFEVQESAIPPPPPPKIATVREDGLQLRDGPGTHYVPITSLKQNTQIELYEIYQDWFHVGAPGGLDGWVKAEFLNVEPSVVKRLLVAETIPDPNPALVGVIAENSVNLRKGPDSRYDRVGRIDAGVQVDLIGKYKDWLRVRLPDGTKAWVFRDLITTTAHVLRRVPVSRDFPALPVSGGRPGASPGLANIAASGDVASFAVQFVGARYRWGGSSPSTGFDCSGFTSYVYRQFGVNLPRSAAAQFNTAYGASVGSMENLAPGDLMFFRNTGGRRGISHVAIYIGGGRMVHAMTPRYGVQVSGIWGSYWTSRYYGAIRVRR; the protein is encoded by the coding sequence ACGAACATCGTTCACCAGCATCTTTGCAACTCGATGGCAAACAGTTCGGTCTACCCGATTCGCTCATCCCGCTTCTCTCCTCGCACGGCTTCCCTCTCGTGTTGCGCTGCATGCGCTGGTTGCTCTGCTCCTTCCCGTGGCGATGCTGCTGTCGCAACTTCGCCCCGGCGTGCTGACGCCAGCGGTTTCTGCGCCAGTTGGGTCACAGGAGGGGAGCGAGTTGACCGTACCGCTTGCGCCGGTCGATCTCGACGCTGCGATTGGCGATCCGCCGCTCGAAGAGACTGCCGATCTCCCGGTGCCGCTGTCGCTGATTTCGCGCAGCGAGGCGCTGGCGCCGATCGTCGTCCCGGCAACGATTGCGGTTGAGCGCGCATTTCTGCGCAACGGTCCCGGAACCAACTACGATGCAGTCGGACGTATTTCGGGTGCAACGCCGGTGCAGGTCATCGGTCGCTACGGCGACTGGTTCCAGGTCCGCGAACGGGTTGATGGTCCGATCTACTGGATTTCGGGTGAAGTGCTCGCTATCTCGGAAGCGGCGTCATTCACGCTGTTCGAGGTGCAGGAGAGCGCCATTCCGCCGCCGCCGCCGCCCAAGATTGCAACCGTGCGCGAAGACGGTCTGCAACTGCGCGATGGTCCTGGGACGCATTATGTGCCGATCACCAGTCTGAAACAGAACACGCAGATCGAACTGTACGAGATCTATCAGGACTGGTTCCACGTTGGCGCCCCCGGCGGGTTGGATGGATGGGTCAAGGCGGAATTCCTGAATGTCGAACCGTCGGTCGTCAAGCGTCTGCTTGTTGCTGAAACGATCCCGGATCCGAATCCGGCGCTGGTGGGTGTGATCGCCGAGAATAGCGTCAACCTTCGCAAAGGTCCCGACTCGCGCTATGACCGGGTTGGTCGGATCGATGCCGGCGTGCAGGTCGATCTGATCGGAAAGTATAAGGACTGGTTGCGGGTGCGGTTGCCCGACGGCACGAAAGCCTGGGTCTTCCGCGATCTGATCACCACAACAGCGCACGTGCTGCGGCGGGTGCCGGTCAGCCGTGACTTCCCGGCGCTGCCGGTGAGTGGCGGGCGCCCTGGCGCCAGTCCGGGTCTGGCAAACATTGCCGCCAGCGGTGATGTCGCCAGTTTTGCAGTGCAGTTTGTCGGAGCACGCTACCGCTGGGGCGGCTCAAGCCCATCGACCGGCTTCGATTGCAGCGGTTTCACCAGTTATGTCTATCGTCAGTTCGGCGTGAACCTGCCGCGCAGCGCCGCTGCACAGTTCAACACCGCGTATGGCGCATCGGTCGGCTCGATGGAAAATCTGGCGCCGGGCGATCTGATGTTCTTCCGCAATACCGGCGGGCGACGCGGCATCAGTCACGTTGCTATCTACATCGGCGGCGGGCGTATGGTTCATGCCATGACACCCCGCTACGGCGTGCAGGTGTCGGGCATCTGGGGATCGTACTGGACATCGCGCTACTATGGCGCCATCCGGGTGCGCCGGTAA
- a CDS encoding glucose-1-phosphate thymidylyltransferase: MKGLILSGGKGTRLRPITYTSAKQLVPVANKPVLFRVIETIRDAGVEEIGVVIGSTGPEVRAAVGDGSRWGVRITYIEQDEPLGLAHAVKISRDFLGDERFVMFLGDNCIQGGIAPLLEQFGASDFNAQIVLKQVSTPEQYGVAVLDERGQIVRLIEKPRQPPSDLALVGIYMFDKSIWEAVEAIRPSWRGELEITDAIQWLVEHGRRVFPYIHHGWWIDTGKKDDMLEANRLVLEEMPVSVEGFVDRDSHLIGKVIIEKGAEIINSTIRGPAIIGEHTRIINAYVGPFTSIYHHCLIESAEIEHSIVLEHCTIRDLPHRLEDSLIGRYVEITRSPRKPKAYRLVLGDHSNVGVL, from the coding sequence ATGAAAGGATTGATACTCAGCGGCGGCAAAGGCACACGTCTGCGCCCTATCACCTACACCAGCGCCAAGCAACTCGTTCCGGTCGCCAATAAACCGGTGCTCTTCCGGGTCATCGAGACGATCCGCGACGCCGGAGTCGAAGAGATCGGTGTCGTGATCGGCAGCACCGGACCAGAAGTGCGCGCAGCCGTCGGCGATGGCAGTCGCTGGGGAGTGCGCATCACCTATATCGAACAGGACGAGCCGCTGGGTCTGGCGCACGCTGTCAAAATCTCGCGCGATTTCCTGGGGGATGAACGTTTTGTCATGTTCCTGGGGGACAACTGCATTCAGGGGGGGATTGCGCCACTGTTGGAGCAATTTGGCGCAAGCGACTTCAACGCGCAGATCGTTCTCAAACAGGTCTCCACACCCGAACAGTACGGCGTTGCCGTGCTCGACGAGCGGGGGCAGATCGTGCGCCTGATCGAAAAACCGCGTCAACCTCCCTCAGACCTGGCGCTCGTCGGCATCTATATGTTCGACAAGAGCATCTGGGAAGCGGTCGAGGCGATTCGCCCATCGTGGCGTGGCGAACTGGAAATCACCGATGCGATCCAGTGGCTGGTGGAGCATGGTCGGCGCGTCTTTCCCTACATCCACCACGGATGGTGGATCGATACCGGCAAGAAGGATGATATGCTGGAGGCGAATCGGTTGGTGCTGGAAGAAATGCCGGTATCGGTCGAAGGGTTCGTCGACCGCGATTCGCACCTGATCGGGAAGGTGATCATCGAGAAGGGGGCGGAAATCATCAACAGCACCATTCGCGGACCAGCAATCATCGGTGAGCATACGCGCATCATCAATGCCTATGTTGGTCCCTTTACCTCGATCTACCACCACTGCCTGATCGAAAGCGCCGAAATTGAGCACTCGATCGTGCTGGAACACTGCACCATTCGTGATCTCCCCCACCGCCTGGAAGACAGCCTGATCGGGCGGTATGTCGAGATTACCCGATCGCCGCGCAAACCGAAAGCCTACCGCCTGGTGCTTGGAGATCACTCGAACGTCGGGGTGCTGTAA
- the glpX gene encoding class II fructose-bisphosphatase produces MRLERNLGMDLVRCTEAAALRAARLMGRGDKNAADQAAVDAMRFALDAVPMDGVVVIGEGEKDEAPMLYIGEKVGTGDPPEVDVAVDPVEGTTLLAEGMPGAIAVVAVAERGSLYHWAGIAYMDKLAVGPQARGAIDINAPVSENIRNVARALKKEVEDITVVVLDRPRHKELIRQIRETGARIKLILHGDVSAGIMTAIEDPPADMLMGIGGAPEAVITACAMKCLGGEIQCKLWPRNDDERALAAASGIDLERVYRTSDLVRSENVFFAATGITDGEFLRGVRYFGGGARTYSVVMRAVSGTVRFIESRHDWTKLMRISGVDYVHAR; encoded by the coding sequence ATGCGTCTCGAACGAAATCTGGGAATGGATCTGGTACGCTGCACCGAAGCGGCGGCGTTACGCGCCGCTCGCCTCATGGGACGCGGCGACAAGAACGCCGCCGATCAGGCTGCCGTCGATGCCATGCGTTTTGCGCTCGACGCTGTGCCGATGGATGGTGTGGTGGTCATTGGCGAGGGGGAAAAGGATGAAGCGCCGATGCTCTACATCGGCGAGAAGGTTGGCACTGGCGATCCGCCCGAGGTCGATGTCGCCGTCGATCCGGTGGAAGGAACGACGCTCCTCGCCGAAGGGATGCCCGGTGCAATCGCCGTTGTCGCCGTTGCCGAGCGCGGATCCCTGTATCACTGGGCGGGCATCGCCTACATGGACAAACTGGCAGTCGGACCGCAGGCGCGCGGCGCGATCGATATCAATGCGCCGGTCTCAGAAAACATCCGCAACGTTGCACGCGCGCTCAAGAAGGAAGTCGAGGATATCACCGTCGTTGTGCTTGATCGACCGCGTCACAAGGAACTCATCCGCCAGATCCGCGAGACTGGCGCACGCATCAAACTCATTCTCCACGGCGATGTCTCCGCCGGTATTATGACCGCTATCGAAGATCCGCCCGCCGATATGCTGATGGGGATCGGCGGCGCGCCGGAAGCGGTGATCACCGCCTGCGCGATGAAATGCCTGGGTGGCGAGATCCAGTGCAAACTCTGGCCCCGCAACGACGACGAACGCGCACTTGCTGCTGCCAGTGGCATTGATCTCGAACGGGTCTATCGCACATCCGACCTGGTGCGCAGCGAGAATGTCTTCTTCGCCGCTACCGGAATCACCGACGGCGAGTTTCTCCGTGGCGTGCGGTATTTCGGCGGCGGCGCACGCACCTACTCGGTTGTGATGCGCGCTGTCTCCGGCACGGTGCGCTTCATCGAGTCACGCCACGACTGGACGAAACTTATGCGCATCTCCGGCGTCGATTATGTTCACGCCCGGTAG
- the groES gene encoding co-chaperone GroES, whose amino-acid sequence MGTDFRIRPLADRVVVKPVEREEKTKGGIYLPDTASKERPMEGTVLAVGEGRIDDNGKRIPMNVKPGDRVIFAKYSGTEFKVDDVEYLILSEKDILGIIQE is encoded by the coding sequence ATGGGCACGGATTTCCGCATCCGGCCGCTCGCAGACCGTGTTGTTGTCAAGCCGGTCGAGCGCGAAGAGAAGACCAAGGGCGGCATTTATCTGCCGGATACGGCCAGCAAAGAGCGCCCGATGGAAGGCACGGTGCTGGCGGTCGGCGAGGGGCGCATCGATGACAACGGCAAGCGCATCCCGATGAATGTCAAGCCCGGTGACCGCGTGATTTTCGCCAAGTACAGCGGCACCGAATTCAAGGTCGATGATGTCGAGTACCTCATTCTTTCAGAGAAGGACATCCTGGGTATCATTCAAGAGTAA
- the groL gene encoding chaperonin GroEL (60 kDa chaperone family; promotes refolding of misfolded polypeptides especially under stressful conditions; forms two stacked rings of heptamers to form a barrel-shaped 14mer; ends can be capped by GroES; misfolded proteins enter the barrel where they are refolded when GroES binds): MPKQLYFNEDARRALKRGVDIVADAVKTTLGPRGRNVSIDKKFGAPTVTHDGVTVAKEIELKDPFENMGARLLVEVATKTNDVVGDGTTTATVLAQSIVNEGLKMVAAGANPMLIKRGLDKAVEAVVAELKSVAIPVRDRADIAHVAAISAADSEIGDLIAEVMEKVGKDGVITVEESKGIAFEKEYTEGMQIDRGYISPYFVTNPERMEAELEDPYILITDKKISSIQDILPVLEKALQVTKNLVIIAEDVDGEALATLVVNKLRGTINALAVKAPGFGDRRKAMLQDIAILTGGTLISEEIGRKLDSATVEDLGRARRVVSDKDNTTIIEGRGDERAIRARIEQIRAQIETTTSDFDREKLQERLAKLAGGVAVLKVGAATEPELKEKKHRVEDALSTARSAVEEGIVPGGGVALLNAIPALDRVQVTYEDEKYGVQILRRALEEPMRQLARNAGEDGAVIIDTVRRLQKEKNDKNIGYNVLTGEFGSMIEMGIIDPVKVTRSAVQNAVSIAGLLLTTEALIADIPEEKPATPTPGGGGMDF; the protein is encoded by the coding sequence ATGCCAAAGCAGTTGTATTTCAACGAAGATGCGCGCCGTGCGCTCAAACGGGGCGTCGATATCGTCGCTGATGCGGTCAAGACGACCCTCGGTCCTCGCGGGCGCAATGTCTCAATCGATAAGAAGTTCGGCGCGCCGACCGTGACCCACGACGGTGTGACGGTTGCCAAGGAGATTGAACTGAAGGACCCCTTCGAGAACATGGGCGCGCGCCTGCTCGTCGAAGTCGCCACCAAGACGAACGATGTCGTTGGTGACGGTACGACGACGGCGACAGTGCTGGCGCAGTCGATTGTCAACGAGGGGTTGAAGATGGTTGCTGCCGGCGCCAACCCCATGCTGATCAAGCGTGGTCTCGATAAAGCGGTCGAAGCGGTTGTCGCCGAGTTGAAGAGTGTCGCTATCCCGGTGCGCGACCGCGCCGATATTGCGCACGTGGCCGCGATTTCGGCTGCCGATAGCGAGATCGGCGATCTGATCGCTGAGGTGATGGAGAAGGTCGGCAAGGATGGCGTGATTACGGTCGAGGAGAGCAAGGGAATCGCCTTCGAGAAGGAATACACCGAAGGTATGCAGATCGACCGCGGCTACATCTCGCCCTACTTCGTCACCAACCCCGAGCGCATGGAAGCCGAGCTCGAGGATCCCTACATTCTGATTACCGATAAGAAGATCAGCAGCATCCAGGACATTCTGCCGGTGCTGGAGAAGGCGTTGCAGGTGACCAAGAACCTGGTGATCATCGCCGAGGATGTCGATGGTGAGGCGCTGGCGACCCTGGTGGTTAACAAACTGCGTGGCACGATCAACGCCCTGGCGGTGAAGGCGCCCGGCTTCGGTGATCGCCGCAAGGCAATGCTCCAGGATATTGCGATTCTGACTGGCGGCACCCTGATTTCGGAAGAGATCGGTCGCAAACTGGATAGCGCAACGGTCGAAGACCTGGGTCGCGCGCGCCGCGTGGTGTCGGATAAGGACAACACGACGATCATCGAGGGTCGCGGCGATGAGCGTGCAATCCGCGCCCGCATTGAGCAGATCCGCGCTCAGATCGAGACGACCACCAGCGACTTCGACCGCGAGAAGTTGCAGGAGCGTCTGGCGAAACTGGCAGGTGGCGTGGCGGTGTTGAAGGTCGGCGCGGCAACCGAGCCGGAGTTGAAGGAGAAGAAGCACCGCGTTGAGGATGCGCTCTCGACGGCGCGCTCGGCGGTGGAGGAAGGCATCGTGCCTGGTGGCGGCGTGGCGCTGCTCAATGCCATCCCGGCGCTCGACCGCGTCCAGGTGACGTATGAGGACGAGAAGTATGGCGTGCAGATCCTGCGCCGCGCGCTCGAGGAGCCGATGCGCCAGCTGGCGCGTAACGCTGGCGAGGACGGCGCGGTGATCATTGATACGGTGCGCCGCTTGCAGAAGGAAAAGAATGACAAGAATATCGGCTACAATGTGCTGACCGGTGAGTTTGGCAGCATGATCGAGATGGGTATCATCGACCCGGTGAAGGTGACCCGCTCGGCGGTGCAGAATGCGGTGTCGATTGCCGGTCTGCTGTTGACCACCGAGGCGCTGATCGCCGATATTCCGGAAGAGAAGCCGGCGACGCCAACCCCCGGCGGCGGCGGAATGGACTTCTAA
- a CDS encoding MGDG synthase family glycosyltransferase, whose protein sequence is MRNVRILILTTDAGSGHRSAAQAIEAALLHNYSQSVQVTIANPLHEPSSPSLLRHAETFYLSTIQHAPERYDRAHALTDAAAYAVLLRSAMGLAIGDALRRLLVRHAPDVVISVYPLFTALVADAYRGVRGRPGLITVVTDLGHVHHTWFSPVDDLCIVPNAQVRTRALGCGLEPHQVRIVGIPVHPRFAAPRAAPEDVRRDLGWRTDLVTVLISGGGAGVGPLAELSIAADEANEHIQLAIVTGHNRELAATLRARTWKNPTHIYGFVPMADMMYAADIVATKAGGLSISEALAVGRPLLIYGAAPGQEAGNLEYVVRRGAAQYTPDATQFVAGIQRWIERPEARRAAADAARAAGNPLAAFEIARIVRDLALSRDAAPRLAPRVSLSEWLSSWR, encoded by the coding sequence ATGCGCAATGTGCGCATCCTGATACTGACAACCGACGCGGGGAGCGGACACCGGAGCGCCGCGCAGGCGATCGAGGCGGCGCTGTTGCACAACTACAGCCAGAGCGTGCAGGTTACCATCGCCAACCCGTTGCATGAACCATCGAGTCCCTCGCTGCTCCGGCATGCAGAAACATTCTACCTTTCAACTATCCAGCACGCGCCGGAACGGTATGACCGCGCGCACGCGCTCACCGATGCAGCGGCATATGCCGTGCTGTTGCGCAGCGCGATGGGGCTGGCTATCGGCGATGCGCTGCGACGACTGCTCGTGCGTCATGCGCCCGATGTCGTCATCAGCGTGTATCCGCTCTTTACTGCACTGGTCGCCGATGCCTATCGCGGGGTGCGGGGTCGTCCCGGATTGATCACGGTTGTGACCGATCTGGGGCATGTGCACCACACCTGGTTTTCGCCAGTCGACGACCTGTGCATCGTTCCAAATGCGCAGGTGCGCACACGCGCGCTGGGATGTGGTCTTGAGCCGCACCAGGTACGGATTGTCGGCATTCCAGTCCACCCGCGGTTTGCAGCGCCGCGCGCTGCGCCGGAGGATGTGCGGCGCGATCTGGGCTGGCGCACCGATCTGGTCACCGTGCTCATCTCCGGCGGCGGCGCCGGGGTCGGTCCACTGGCGGAACTGTCGATTGCTGCCGATGAGGCAAATGAACACATCCAGCTTGCCATCGTTACAGGTCACAACCGCGAACTTGCTGCGACGTTGCGCGCGCGCACCTGGAAGAATCCAACCCACATCTATGGCTTTGTTCCCATGGCGGACATGATGTATGCCGCCGACATCGTCGCCACCAAAGCTGGCGGTTTGAGCATTAGCGAAGCGCTGGCGGTGGGACGTCCCCTTCTGATCTATGGCGCTGCACCCGGACAGGAAGCCGGCAATCTGGAGTATGTCGTGCGCCGTGGCGCCGCGCAGTACACACCGGATGCGACACAGTTCGTCGCCGGAATACAGCGCTGGATCGAACGACCGGAAGCCCGGCGGGCAGCAGCCGATGCCGCGCGTGCCGCCGGAAATCCACTGGCAGCGTTTGAAATCGCCCGAATTGTACGCGACCTGGCGCTGTCCCGTGACGCTGCACCGCGTCTGGCGCCGCGCGTGTCACTGAGCGAGTGGTTGAGTTCGTGGCGATAA
- a CDS encoding aminotransferase class I/II-fold pyridoxal phosphate-dependent enzyme — protein sequence MTGRLARRVAGFGTTIFTEMSALALERGAINLGQGFPDFPGPAFIKEAAAAAIAADINQYAPMPGLPRLRLAVAAQWERDYGRAVDWQREVTITSGATEALCDALLALIEPGDAVIIFEPAYDAYVPDITLAGGIPLPVRLYPPDPTHATWWFDEAELRAAFRRNPTLIIVNTPHNPTGKVFTRAELRLIAELCQDHNTLAITDEVYDRLVFDGGAHVPLATLPGMWERTLTINSAGKTFSVTGWKIGYAVGPAHLNQALRQAHQWVTFATSSPLQEAVAVALEQASVNGYYCDLLRDYSERRTRLQQALESAGLPTLPVEGAYFISADIGALGYADDRAFCRWLTTDIGVAAIPTSAFYSDPTGAPNLARFCFAKRLETIDAAAERLAALHTRL from the coding sequence ATGACCGGCAGGCTTGCCCGCCGTGTGGCGGGTTTCGGCACAACCATCTTCACCGAAATGAGCGCGCTGGCGCTGGAGCGCGGCGCGATCAACCTGGGACAGGGCTTTCCTGATTTTCCAGGTCCGGCATTCATCAAGGAAGCGGCGGCAGCCGCGATTGCCGCCGACATCAACCAGTACGCCCCGATGCCCGGATTGCCTCGCCTGCGTCTGGCGGTCGCTGCGCAGTGGGAGCGTGACTACGGGCGTGCAGTGGACTGGCAGCGTGAAGTCACAATCACCAGCGGCGCAACCGAGGCGTTGTGCGATGCGCTGCTGGCGCTGATCGAGCCGGGCGATGCGGTCATCATTTTCGAGCCAGCGTATGATGCCTACGTACCCGACATTACCCTGGCAGGCGGCATTCCTCTACCAGTGCGTCTCTACCCGCCAGATCCCACCCACGCCACGTGGTGGTTCGACGAGGCGGAACTGCGCGCCGCGTTCAGGCGCAATCCGACGCTCATCATCGTCAACACGCCGCACAACCCGACCGGCAAGGTCTTCACCCGCGCCGAATTACGCCTCATCGCCGAACTCTGTCAGGATCACAACACCCTTGCGATCACCGACGAAGTGTATGACCGGCTGGTCTTCGACGGTGGCGCCCATGTGCCGCTGGCGACGCTCCCCGGCATGTGGGAGCGCACGCTCACCATCAACAGTGCTGGAAAAACCTTTAGCGTCACCGGATGGAAGATCGGCTACGCGGTTGGACCGGCGCATCTGAACCAGGCGTTGCGCCAGGCGCACCAGTGGGTGACGTTCGCCACATCGTCGCCATTGCAGGAAGCAGTTGCCGTCGCGCTGGAACAGGCGTCGGTCAACGGATACTACTGCGACCTGTTGCGCGACTATAGCGAACGGCGCACGCGGTTGCAGCAGGCGCTCGAGTCAGCTGGATTACCGACGCTTCCGGTTGAAGGCGCCTATTTCATCTCTGCCGACATCGGCGCACTGGGGTATGCCGACGACCGCGCCTTCTGCCGGTGGCTAACAACCGACATTGGCGTGGCAGCCATTCCCACCTCAGCGTTCTACAGTGACCCGACGGGCGCGCCCAACCTGGCGCGTTTCTGCTTCGCCAAGCGCCTGGAAACCATCGATGCGGCTGCCGAGCGCCTGGCAGCATTGCATACCCGTCTGTGA
- a CDS encoding COX15/CtaA family protein produces MLARNRFATYVWGVLIYNLLVILWGAFVRATGSGAGCGSHWPLCNGEVIPRAPAVETIVEFTHRLTSGVALLMVIGMLVWAYRAYPRGHIVRRGAQLSMVFIITEALLGAGLVLFELVAHNASLTRAVSMAAHLLNTFILIACIALTGWWASGGEPIRLRGQGAVASWLITGMVGLILVGMSGAVIALGDTLFFAHTRAGGSEEALAPLVAAIVSIRMMHPALAIGVGAFVVVAAWYTSTARPGATTRRLAIVLTVLYAVQLVAGYVNVALQAPVWMQLVHLFLADAVWIALILLAASALRVSAHSSEAQPAPSMARA; encoded by the coding sequence ATGCTGGCACGCAATCGCTTTGCAACCTATGTGTGGGGAGTGTTGATCTACAACCTGCTAGTCATTCTCTGGGGTGCGTTTGTGCGGGCAACGGGGTCGGGCGCAGGGTGCGGCAGTCACTGGCCCCTGTGCAACGGCGAAGTCATTCCACGCGCCCCGGCAGTTGAAACCATCGTCGAGTTCACCCATCGATTGACCAGCGGCGTCGCATTACTGATGGTGATTGGAATGCTCGTGTGGGCGTATCGCGCATACCCGCGAGGTCATATCGTCCGGCGCGGCGCGCAACTATCGATGGTGTTCATCATCACCGAAGCGCTGCTGGGCGCCGGGCTGGTGCTGTTCGAACTGGTGGCGCACAATGCGTCGCTGACGCGCGCCGTTTCGATGGCGGCACACCTGTTGAACACATTTATTCTGATCGCCTGTATTGCGCTGACCGGATGGTGGGCGTCGGGCGGCGAACCGATCCGTCTGCGCGGTCAGGGCGCCGTCGCATCCTGGCTGATCACCGGTATGGTCGGGTTGATCCTGGTCGGCATGAGCGGCGCAGTCATCGCTCTGGGGGACACCCTCTTCTTTGCCCACACCCGCGCTGGCGGCAGTGAGGAAGCCCTGGCGCCGCTGGTGGCGGCAATCGTCTCGATCCGCATGATGCACCCTGCACTCGCCATCGGCGTTGGCGCGTTCGTCGTGGTGGCGGCATGGTACACGAGCACAGCGCGACCGGGCGCAACGACGCGCCGCCTGGCGATTGTGCTGACCGTGCTGTACGCGGTGCAACTGGTTGCAGGGTATGTCAACGTTGCGTTGCAGGCGCCCGTCTGGATGCAACTGGTGCACCTGTTCCTGGCGGATGCAGTCTGGATTGCGCTGATCCTGCTGGCTGCGTCGGCGCTGCGTGTGAGCGCTCATTCATCCGAAGCGCAGCCTGCACCGTCGATGGCGCGGGCATAA
- a CDS encoding Uma2 family endonuclease has protein sequence MTNVPTQPVPPTDADADPFRYGWRFVPRPTSDDPHNLEQAPLTLEDVLHPKVGDFIVRSDRHTTDRMYLASVLRARLEPSGRAIVLSNIRIAWDIPNLRPHGPDIMVIPGIAERQDWSTFEVAVEGARPALIIEIVSPETRENDVVIKVNHYARAGVAQYVIVDDVGQGEERRLHLLDYRLEAGAYRLREPDASGRVHLEIADLWLGVRGDGVVCYDRHSGEIGDYVTVMRQAAAAEERARRAAAAREAAEEQARREAAARAQAEERLHALRKRLRDMGIDPDDVSRGQ, from the coding sequence ATGACAAACGTACCGACACAACCGGTTCCTCCTACCGATGCTGACGCTGACCCGTTCCGCTATGGCTGGCGCTTCGTGCCGCGCCCGACCTCCGACGATCCTCACAACCTGGAACAGGCGCCGCTCACGCTGGAGGATGTCCTGCACCCGAAGGTGGGCGACTTCATCGTGCGCAGCGATCGCCACACCACTGACCGGATGTATCTCGCTTCCGTGCTGCGCGCTCGACTGGAGCCATCTGGTCGCGCTATCGTCCTCAGCAATATACGGATCGCGTGGGACATCCCCAATCTACGTCCCCACGGACCGGATATCATGGTTATCCCCGGTATTGCAGAGCGGCAAGACTGGAGCACGTTCGAGGTTGCGGTCGAAGGGGCGCGTCCGGCGCTGATCATCGAGATCGTTTCGCCGGAGACGCGCGAGAATGATGTGGTGATCAAGGTGAACCATTACGCACGGGCGGGAGTGGCGCAGTACGTGATCGTGGACGATGTAGGGCAGGGCGAGGAGCGACGACTGCACCTGCTCGACTATCGTCTGGAAGCGGGGGCGTACCGGTTGCGGGAACCGGACGCGAGTGGGCGGGTGCATCTGGAGATTGCCGACCTGTGGCTGGGGGTGCGGGGCGACGGCGTGGTATGCTACGACAGGCACAGCGGGGAAATTGGAGACTATGTGACGGTGATGCGCCAGGCAGCAGCGGCGGAGGAGCGCGCCCGGCGGGCAGCAGCGGCGCGCGAAGCGGCGGAGGAACAGGCGCGTCGCGAAGCAGCGGCGCGGGCACAAGCCGAAGAACGCCTGCATGCACTGCGTAAGCGTCTGCGAGACATGGGAATCGATCCCGATGATGTCTCACGCGGGCAGTAG
- a CDS encoding ABA4-like family protein: MERFFQYLNIFPMPLWLAMMFAPNHPLTERMSRPGALFIAGLNYVVALALAVRRGQREGASLDFTSLEGIRKGLSSPEGAAAAWAHMLALDLFSGAWIYRECRRLNAPARVRIPSLFATLMAGPAGLMGFLIWRLRLPAYHPPTDNNP; encoded by the coding sequence ATGGAGCGTTTCTTTCAGTATCTGAACATCTTTCCCATGCCACTCTGGCTGGCAATGATGTTTGCCCCCAATCATCCATTGACCGAGCGGATGAGTCGTCCTGGTGCGCTGTTTATTGCTGGCTTGAACTATGTTGTGGCGCTGGCGCTGGCGGTGCGACGCGGGCAACGCGAGGGCGCTTCGCTTGATTTTACATCACTTGAGGGAATTCGCAAGGGCTTGAGTTCGCCGGAAGGTGCGGCAGCAGCCTGGGCGCACATGCTCGCGCTCGATCTGTTCAGCGGTGCGTGGATTTATCGTGAGTGCCGCCGCCTGAACGCGCCAGCCCGGGTGCGCATTCCCTCCCTCTTTGCCACCCTGATGGCCGGTCCGGCCGGATTGATGGGGTTTTTGATCTGGCGCCTGCGTTTGCCTGCCTATCACCCGCCAACCGATAATAATCCATAG